Proteins encoded together in one bacterium window:
- a CDS encoding cupin domain-containing protein produces MVVKKEGSMPVSEALRLDELVQYGDGAVVSRTLVQTGVGTVTVFAFDQGQGLSEHSAPFDALVQVLAGKAVITIGGKPVEVSAGESLLMPADIPHALDAPERYKMLLTMIREKKQ; encoded by the coding sequence ATGGTAGTGAAAAAGGAAGGTTCAATGCCGGTAAGTGAAGCGCTGCGGCTGGACGAGCTTGTCCAATACGGCGACGGGGCGGTGGTCAGCAGGACCCTGGTGCAGACGGGCGTAGGTACGGTTACCGTTTTCGCTTTCGACCAGGGACAGGGACTGAGTGAACACTCCGCCCCCTTCGATGCCCTGGTACAGGTCCTGGCGGGGAAGGCTGTCATCACCATCGGCGGGAAACCTGTCGAGGTCTCGGCGGGCGAATCGCTGCTCATGCCGGCCGACATCCCCCACGCCCTGGACGCCCCCGAGCGCTACAAGATGCTGCTGACCATGATAAGGGAGAAGAAACAGTAG